The Afipia massiliensis genome has a segment encoding these proteins:
- the smpB gene encoding SsrA-binding protein SmpB — protein MAEKKEPTIKVIAENRKARFNYAIEDTVEAGIVLTGTEVKSSRSGKTTIAESYADSKDGEIWLVNANIPEYLQANRFNHEPKRDRKLLLHKKQINKLIGAIEREGMTLIPLKMYFNERGKVKLQLALAKGKKLHDKRDTEKKRDWAREKGRLLRARG, from the coding sequence ATGGCCGAGAAGAAAGAACCCACGATCAAGGTCATCGCCGAGAACCGCAAGGCGCGGTTCAACTATGCCATCGAGGATACCGTCGAGGCAGGCATCGTGCTGACCGGCACCGAGGTCAAGTCGTCACGCAGCGGCAAGACAACGATTGCCGAGTCCTACGCGGACTCCAAGGATGGGGAAATATGGCTCGTTAACGCCAATATTCCTGAATACCTGCAAGCCAACCGCTTCAATCATGAGCCGAAGCGGGACCGCAAGCTGCTGCTGCACAAGAAGCAGATCAACAAGCTGATCGGCGCGATCGAGCGCGAGGGGATGACGCTCATTCCGCTCAAGATGTATTTCAACGAGCGCGGCAAGGTGAAGCTTCAACTGGCTCTGGCGAAGGGCAAGAAGCTGCACGACAAGCGCGATACCGAGAAGAAGCGGGACTGGGCGCGCGAGAAGGGCCGTCTGCTGAGGGCGAGAGGTTGA
- a CDS encoding peroxiredoxin, with translation MNQPNLMDVDWSKIPAPIDDGAAKHLVGMEMPPVVLPATDGSSVKLASLPGRVVLFAYPRTGEPGKIGLVDDWDMIPGARGCTPQTCSFRDLFKDLKDAGAQHVFGISTQDTAYQRDMVERLHVPFQVLSDGDLALTRALRLPSMDVAGLTLIKRLALIIDDATITHIFYPVFPPDRNAGDVLAWLQANPV, from the coding sequence ATGAACCAGCCGAACCTGATGGACGTGGACTGGAGCAAGATCCCGGCGCCGATCGATGACGGCGCGGCGAAGCATCTGGTCGGCATGGAAATGCCGCCTGTCGTGCTGCCGGCGACCGATGGGTCATCGGTCAAGCTCGCGTCGCTGCCGGGCCGGGTGGTGCTGTTCGCCTATCCGCGCACGGGAGAGCCCGGCAAGATCGGGCTTGTCGATGACTGGGACATGATCCCCGGCGCACGGGGCTGTACGCCGCAGACCTGTTCCTTCCGCGATCTGTTCAAGGATCTAAAGGATGCAGGCGCGCAGCATGTGTTCGGGATTTCGACGCAGGACACCGCCTATCAGCGAGACATGGTTGAGCGGCTGCATGTGCCGTTTCAGGTTCTGTCGGACGGCGATCTTGCGTTAACGCGGGCACTCCGGCTGCCGTCGATGGATGTTGCGGGATTGACGCTGATCAAGCGGCTGGCGTTGATTATCGATGATGCGACGATCACCCACATATTCTATCCGGTGTTTCCGCCGGACCGGAACGCAGGCGACGTGCTGGCCTGGCTGCAGGCCAACCCGGTTTAA
- a CDS encoding uracil-DNA glycosylase: MTNSTIEQKTKESRRSSAGPSSSVSGQSNEPRPDCPLCPRLKDYRDANRAQHPHWFNSPVPSFGPADAQLLIVGLAPGLQGANRTGRPFTGDFAGDLLYGTLIELGFARGSYEARPDDGLTLVDCRIGNAVRCVPPQNKPLPAEIRTCRPFMKAAIDEMPRLRAIVMLGRVAHDSTLKTLGIRAPDAPFAHGAEHQAGSIRLFDSYHCSRYNTNTRRLTPEMFRAVFTGVRKHLG, from the coding sequence ATGACGAATTCGACGATTGAGCAGAAAACCAAGGAGAGCCGGCGCAGCAGTGCCGGCCCTTCCTCTTCTGTTTCAGGGCAGTCGAACGAACCACGTCCGGATTGCCCTCTCTGCCCCCGCCTGAAAGATTATCGCGACGCCAATCGCGCGCAACATCCGCATTGGTTCAACTCACCCGTTCCCTCGTTCGGGCCGGCCGACGCGCAGCTTCTGATCGTTGGCCTCGCGCCGGGTCTTCAGGGCGCCAACCGCACGGGGCGGCCCTTCACCGGCGATTTTGCCGGCGATCTTCTCTACGGGACGCTCATCGAACTCGGCTTTGCGCGAGGGTCATACGAGGCGCGGCCCGACGATGGCCTGACGCTGGTTGATTGTCGCATCGGCAACGCGGTGCGCTGCGTTCCGCCACAGAACAAACCCCTGCCCGCTGAAATCAGGACCTGCCGCCCGTTCATGAAAGCCGCGATCGACGAGATGCCGCGCCTGCGCGCGATCGTCATGCTGGGCCGCGTGGCGCACGATTCAACGCTGAAGACGCTCGGCATCCGCGCGCCCGATGCGCCGTTCGCCCATGGCGCGGAGCATCAGGCAGGATCGATCCGACTGTTCGATAGCTATCACTGCTCGCGCTACAACACGAATACCCGCCGCCTGACGCCCGAGATGTTCAGGGCGGTGTTCACCGGCGTACGGAAACATCTCGGCTAA
- a CDS encoding NYN domain-containing protein, giving the protein MPSATNKIALFIDGANLYATAKTLGFDIDYKRLLLEFQSRGTLVRAFYYTAIIEDQEYSSIRPLIDWLDYNGYTVVTKATKEFIDASGRRKVKGNMDIELAVDAMELAENIDQMVLFSGDGDFRSLVEAVQRRGVRVTVVSTISSQPPMIADELRRQADVFTDLVQLQSKLGRDPSERPAPREPREPRQHTPQFLQRTTTSSMAPRGDDEFDD; this is encoded by the coding sequence ATGCCTTCCGCCACGAACAAGATCGCGCTGTTTATTGACGGTGCAAACCTATACGCAACAGCGAAGACGCTTGGTTTCGACATAGATTATAAAAGGCTGCTTCTTGAATTTCAGAGTCGTGGCACTCTGGTCCGAGCTTTCTACTACACCGCCATCATCGAGGATCAGGAGTACTCGTCGATCAGGCCGCTGATCGATTGGCTCGATTACAACGGCTATACCGTCGTGACCAAGGCGACGAAGGAATTCATCGACGCGTCCGGACGCCGCAAGGTGAAGGGCAACATGGACATCGAACTCGCTGTCGACGCCATGGAGCTGGCCGAGAACATCGACCAGATGGTGCTGTTCTCGGGTGACGGCGATTTCCGCTCGCTGGTCGAGGCCGTACAGCGCCGCGGCGTTCGCGTCACGGTGGTTTCCACCATCTCGAGCCAGCCGCCGATGATCGCTGACGAATTGCGCCGCCAGGCGGATGTCTTTACGGATCTGGTCCAGCTACAATCCAAGCTGGGCCGCGATCCGAGCGAGCGCCCTGCTCCTCGCGAACCCCGCGAACCTCGTCAGCACACGCCGCAATTCCTGCAGCGAACGACGACCAGCTCAATGGCGCCAAGGGGCGATGACGAATTCGACGATTGA